In the Arachis ipaensis cultivar K30076 chromosome B10, Araip1.1, whole genome shotgun sequence genome, one interval contains:
- the LOC107624135 gene encoding uncharacterized protein LOC107624135 — MTELDAAEKRKTEQVEMAEEACLCLVTYEELFVIKLSNLKKQDDVKDWTCLFPPPKIEFSLQLPETDLCPFEFDSKIYMAVSSSPPLNLGRKPGCWRIYEFKFEERRIELAESLDGVPAPLFRSSIANTPGSGDVYFYINPLVIDSGFYVLCPDSRVWKQLNPPPDYCQRGTNFAMFVLHNTVFLSWFTGRGTDSYLAHFDPIKETWTVEPDSDNNLSKFINDRYNRSCRAIYPPQISVPLLDLGSNYAVCLTHDKYVDGPPLNTPLEKVFAILVNHQNGRVALYQYLDVFF, encoded by the coding sequence ATGACGGAATTGGATGCTGCTGAAAAACGAAAAACGGAGCAGGTTGAAATGGCGGAGGAAGCGTGCCTTTGCCTTGTTACTTATGAAGAGTTGTTCGTGATCAAACTAAGCAATTTAAAGAAACAAGATGATGTCAAAGATTGGACTTGTTTGTTTCCACCACCAAAGATCGAGTTCTCTTTGCAACTTCCAGAGACTGATTTGTGTCCTTTCGAGTTCGACTCCAAGATCTATATGGCGGTGTCCAGCTCACCGCCTCTAAATCTCGGAAGGAAACCCGGCTGCTGGCGAATCTACGAATTCAAATTTGAGGAGCGCAGAATTGAGCTTGCGGAATCACTGGATGGTGTACCCGCCCCTCTTTTCCGGTCATCCATCGCAAACACCCCAGGCTCAGGCGATGTTTACTTCTATATAAATCCACTGGTCATAGATTCTGGATTTTACGTTCTTTGCCCTGATTCTAGAGTTTGGAAACAGTTAAACCCTCCTCCGGACTACTGTCAGCGAGGTACCAACTTTGCCATGTTCGTCCTCCACAACACCGTCTTTCTTTCATGGTTCACGGGGAGGGGGACAGACTCCTATTTGGCCCACTTTGACCCCATAAAAGAGACTTGGACGGTTGAGCCCGACTCTGATAACAATCTTTCGAAATTCATAAATGATAGGTACAATCGTTCCTGTCGTGCTATTTATCCCCCACAAATTTCTGTGCCCCTTCTGGATCTCGGCAGCAACTACGCCGTTTGCCTTACCCATGATAAGTATGTGGATGGACCTCCTCTTAACACACCTTTGGAGAAGGTGTTTGCCATTTTGGTTAACCACCAGAATGGCCGCGTCGCATTATAtcaataccttgatgtgttttttTGA